Proteins encoded by one window of Aliidongia dinghuensis:
- a CDS encoding response regulator, with protein MKSSNARVLIVDDEPQIRRFLRTSLTAQNYEVIEAVDGAEALKFAQREKPDLMILDLGLPDIDGIEVIRRLRDTDASALPIVVLSSRSDEKVKVEALDLGADDYITKPFGMEELTARVRAALRHRLHVQGVAAAIVTGDLRIDLVQRLVSRAGEPIKLSPKEFDILRMLATHAGKVLTHRFLLQEVWGTANAEDVQYLRAFIRLLRQKIEPQPDRPIYVVTETGVGYRLKMLDEIPIPQTPPGNVETD; from the coding sequence ATGAAGTCTAGCAATGCCCGTGTGCTGATCGTCGACGACGAGCCGCAAATCCGCCGCTTCTTGCGCACCAGCCTGACCGCGCAGAACTACGAAGTGATCGAGGCGGTCGACGGCGCCGAGGCGCTGAAATTCGCCCAGCGCGAGAAGCCCGACCTCATGATCCTGGACCTGGGCCTGCCCGACATCGACGGCATTGAGGTCATCCGGCGGCTGCGCGACACGGACGCGAGCGCGCTGCCGATTGTCGTGCTGTCGAGCCGGTCCGATGAGAAGGTCAAGGTCGAGGCGCTCGACCTTGGCGCCGACGACTACATCACCAAGCCGTTCGGCATGGAGGAGCTGACGGCGCGCGTGCGCGCGGCACTTCGGCACCGCCTGCACGTCCAGGGCGTGGCCGCAGCCATCGTGACCGGCGACTTGCGTATCGACCTGGTGCAGCGGCTGGTCAGCCGCGCCGGCGAGCCGATCAAATTGAGCCCCAAGGAGTTCGACATCCTGCGCATGCTCGCGACCCACGCGGGCAAGGTGCTGACCCACCGCTTTCTGTTGCAGGAGGTCTGGGGCACGGCCAATGCCGAGGACGTGCAGTATCTGCGCGCCTTCATCCGGCTGTTGCGCCAGAAGATCGAGCCGCAGCCCGACCGGCCGATCTATGTCGTGACCGAGACCGGTGTCGGATATCGCCTGAAGATGCTCGACGAGATCCCGATCCCGCAGACTCCACCGGGCAACGTCGAGACGGACTAG
- a CDS encoding DUF2182 domain-containing protein produces the protein MRGLRRADWFVPIMGGLIGTAWIALLLWEQSPYGRYLDHGRWTEIGFAAQICRALPAGDALLPGLLYAGGWLLMVAAMMLPTTLPLLRHFNALVAQRSTSWELVALLIAGYLLAWSGFGLAAHLLDLAVHGAVQRTPWLIGHGWLIGSGVLAAAGAFQFTTLKYRCLDRCRTPLGFIIQHWHGLAPRREAFRLGLHHGIFCVGCCWALMLLMFVVGTGNVGWMLLLGAIMAVEKNAAWGRRLGRPLGMVLMGWAALILAANLVA, from the coding sequence ATGCGGGGCTTGAGGCGCGCCGACTGGTTCGTGCCGATCATGGGCGGCCTGATCGGCACGGCCTGGATCGCGCTCCTGCTGTGGGAGCAGAGCCCCTATGGCCGCTATCTCGATCACGGCCGGTGGACGGAGATCGGCTTCGCCGCCCAGATCTGCCGGGCGCTGCCGGCCGGTGACGCACTTCTGCCGGGTCTGCTCTATGCCGGCGGCTGGCTGCTGATGGTCGCGGCCATGATGCTGCCGACGACCCTGCCGTTGCTGCGGCACTTCAATGCGCTGGTGGCGCAACGCTCGACCTCCTGGGAACTGGTGGCCCTGCTCATCGCCGGCTATCTCTTGGCCTGGTCGGGCTTCGGCCTCGCCGCGCATCTCCTCGATCTGGCTGTGCACGGGGCCGTGCAGCGAACGCCATGGCTGATCGGGCACGGCTGGCTCATCGGCAGCGGGGTGCTGGCGGCGGCCGGCGCATTCCAGTTCACGACGCTGAAATATCGCTGTCTCGATCGATGCCGTACGCCACTGGGCTTCATCATCCAGCACTGGCACGGCCTGGCACCCCGGCGCGAGGCGTTCCGGCTGGGGCTGCATCATGGGATCTTCTGCGTCGGGTGCTGCTGGGCGCTGATGCTGCTGATGTTCGTCGTGGGCACCGGCAATGTCGGCTGGATGCTCCTGCTCGGCGCGATCATGGCGGTCGAGAAGAACGCCGCCTGGGGCCGGCGCCTCGGCCGTCCACTCGGCATGGTCCTGATGGGCTGGGCCGCGCTGATCCTTGCCGCGAACCTCGTGGCCTGA
- a CDS encoding nucleotide sugar dehydrogenase, giving the protein MIDTPIISVIGLGYVGLPLAVALARYYRVIGFDIDPERVAAIRRGEDRTGEVEPGALVESALEVTAKPERLADATVHIVTVPTPVTATNEPDLQALFAACATVGRALRPGAVVVFESTVYPGVTEDLCGPTLERASGLKAGRDFFLGYSPERINPGDRVHTVDRITKVVAGQTPEIAHELARIYGRITSGGTFIAASIRTAEAAKAIENAQRDLNIAFINEVTMIFNRLGLSVHDVLEAAQTKWNFLPFKPGLVGGHCIGVDPYYLAHCAQAAGHEPEIILAGRRINDGMASYVAGAILAALEAPAGTAPRILVLGVTFKEDVPDLRNSKVADLIATLRSAGAEVAAHDPLADPAEAKALYGIDLEPDLDEIRGFDALVAAVPHQAYRDMAAVRLADLVRPGGLVADMKGIWRTRALPGTLRRWQL; this is encoded by the coding sequence ATGATCGACACGCCAATCATCTCCGTCATCGGCCTCGGCTATGTCGGCCTGCCGCTCGCAGTGGCGCTCGCCCGGTACTACCGCGTCATCGGCTTCGACATCGATCCGGAACGCGTTGCCGCGATCCGGCGCGGCGAGGACCGGACCGGTGAGGTCGAGCCCGGCGCCCTCGTCGAGAGCGCGCTCGAGGTGACGGCGAAGCCGGAGCGGCTCGCCGACGCAACCGTGCATATCGTCACGGTGCCGACGCCGGTCACGGCGACGAACGAGCCGGACCTACAGGCGCTCTTCGCCGCCTGTGCCACGGTCGGCCGGGCGCTCAGGCCAGGTGCTGTCGTGGTATTCGAGAGCACGGTCTATCCGGGCGTCACCGAAGACCTGTGCGGCCCCACGCTGGAACGCGCGTCCGGGCTCAAGGCAGGGCGGGATTTCTTCCTCGGCTATTCGCCCGAGCGGATCAATCCGGGCGATCGGGTTCACACCGTCGACCGGATCACCAAGGTCGTGGCGGGGCAGACGCCGGAAATCGCCCACGAACTCGCGCGGATCTACGGCCGCATCACGTCCGGCGGCACCTTCATCGCCGCCTCGATCCGTACCGCCGAGGCGGCCAAGGCGATCGAGAACGCGCAGCGCGACCTCAACATCGCCTTCATCAACGAAGTGACGATGATCTTCAACCGGCTGGGCTTGAGCGTCCACGACGTGCTCGAGGCCGCGCAGACGAAGTGGAATTTCCTGCCGTTCAAGCCCGGCCTGGTCGGCGGCCATTGCATCGGCGTCGATCCGTATTACCTCGCCCATTGTGCGCAAGCAGCCGGCCACGAGCCCGAGATCATCCTGGCTGGCCGGCGCATCAACGACGGCATGGCGTCCTATGTCGCCGGCGCGATCCTGGCGGCGCTCGAGGCGCCGGCCGGCACCGCGCCGCGAATCCTGGTGCTGGGCGTGACCTTCAAGGAGGACGTGCCGGACCTCCGGAACTCCAAGGTCGCCGATCTCATCGCCACGCTCAGGTCCGCCGGCGCCGAGGTCGCGGCGCACGACCCGCTGGCCGACCCGGCCGAGGCCAAGGCACTCTACGGCATCGATCTCGAACCGGATCTGGACGAGATCCGCGGCTTCGACGCACTGGTCGCGGCGGTGCCGCATCAGGCCTATCGCGACATGGCGGCGGTGCGCTTGGCCGACCTCGTGCGACCGGGCGGCCTCGTCGCGGACATGAAGGGCATCTGGCGGACGCGCGCGCTGCCGGGCACGCTCCGCCGCTGGCAGCTCTGA
- a CDS encoding DUF1326 domain-containing protein has protein sequence MAYHLEGRLLEVCDCRVLCPCWIGEDPDNGTCDSALAYHFDLGQIEGVDVAGRTIALVSHIPGNVLAGNFRVAVYIDDGASDAQQEALLKVYTGQLGGPVAELAKLVGEVVGVERVPITFEVDGGRGTMKIGEVSSAELEPYLGPDGSTTVLANTIFSTVPGAPVFVGKATHYRSKHAALGHDLALTGHNALQSTFVFDA, from the coding sequence ATGGCGTACCATCTGGAGGGACGTCTGCTCGAGGTCTGCGATTGCCGTGTGCTGTGCCCGTGCTGGATCGGTGAAGACCCCGATAACGGCACCTGCGATTCGGCGCTCGCCTATCACTTCGACCTGGGCCAGATCGAGGGGGTCGATGTCGCCGGGCGGACTATCGCGCTCGTCTCGCATATACCGGGCAATGTCCTCGCCGGCAATTTCCGGGTCGCGGTCTATATCGATGACGGCGCCTCCGACGCGCAGCAGGAGGCGCTGCTCAAGGTCTATACCGGGCAGCTCGGCGGGCCGGTCGCCGAACTGGCCAAGCTGGTGGGCGAGGTCGTCGGCGTCGAGCGTGTACCCATCACGTTTGAGGTCGATGGGGGCCGCGGCACGATGAAGATCGGCGAGGTCAGCTCGGCGGAGCTGGAGCCCTACCTGGGCCCCGACGGGTCTACGACGGTGCTCGCCAACACGATCTTCTCCACGGTGCCGGGTGCGCCGGTGTTCGTCGGCAAGGCAACGCATTACCGCTCGAAGCACGCGGCCCTCGGCCATGATCTGGCACTCACCGGACACAACGCCCTGCAAAGCACCTTCGTCTTCGACGCTTGA
- a CDS encoding DUF3667 domain-containing protein, with product MTPPHHPSIPALAGGAAVVHCPNCSAEVNQRFCGHCGQSRHDHSRSLVEIVRELIEHHLFLDGKMMMTLAALLFRPGVLTRAFIEGRRVRFVSPIRLYLFASFAFFLTLWLSGFAMIQFHIPQQALAALAEGSAWQEPVPGTAQSDGPVHSDGPVIEFLRPSRDGEPLSDAVRAHLKLDSDIAKDSADAQKLADFTQRLTDGFSLMLAHPRALNPVLDEWLPRLFIVTLPFTALLLAVFGRGRGLYFVDHVAFALHWQAFLFVAGFLVIGVRLAWPGLALGWPLFLIFSVYSYLAYLRTYPGHWLWAAVKLGVIGSIYGLSLVIDVFALLVYGVSTLPGGA from the coding sequence ATGACGCCGCCCCATCATCCATCCATTCCGGCCCTGGCCGGCGGGGCGGCCGTCGTGCACTGCCCGAATTGCTCGGCTGAGGTTAACCAGCGCTTCTGTGGTCATTGCGGCCAGAGCCGGCACGATCACAGCCGCTCGCTTGTCGAGATCGTTCGCGAGCTGATCGAGCATCACCTGTTCCTAGACGGCAAGATGATGATGACGCTGGCCGCGCTGCTGTTCCGCCCGGGCGTGCTGACGCGCGCCTTCATCGAGGGGCGACGGGTGCGCTTCGTCTCGCCGATCCGGCTCTACCTGTTTGCGAGCTTCGCCTTCTTCCTGACGCTCTGGCTGTCCGGCTTCGCCATGATCCAGTTCCATATCCCGCAGCAGGCGCTGGCGGCGCTCGCGGAGGGAAGCGCGTGGCAGGAGCCGGTGCCCGGGACAGCGCAATCCGACGGGCCGGTGCACTCCGACGGTCCGGTCATCGAGTTCCTGCGCCCGTCGCGTGACGGCGAGCCTTTGTCGGATGCGGTCCGCGCGCATCTCAAGCTCGACAGCGATATCGCCAAGGATTCGGCCGATGCGCAGAAGCTCGCTGATTTCACGCAGCGGCTGACCGATGGGTTCTCGCTGATGCTGGCCCATCCGCGTGCGCTCAACCCGGTGCTGGATGAATGGCTGCCGCGCCTGTTCATCGTGACCCTGCCGTTCACGGCCTTGCTGCTGGCGGTCTTCGGCCGCGGGCGCGGGCTCTATTTCGTCGACCACGTCGCCTTCGCGCTGCATTGGCAGGCGTTCCTGTTCGTGGCTGGATTCCTGGTGATCGGCGTTAGGCTCGCCTGGCCCGGGTTGGCGCTCGGCTGGCCCTTGTTCCTGATCTTCTCGGTCTACAGCTATTTGGCCTATCTCAGGACCTATCCCGGCCATTGGCTCTGGGCTGCGGTCAAGCTCGGCGTCATCGGCAGCATTTACGGCCTCAGCCTGGTGATCGACGTGTTTGCCCTGCTGGTCTACGGCGTCTCGACATTGCCGGGCGGAGCCTGA
- a CDS encoding D-sedoheptulose 7-phosphate isomerase, which yields MGYFLEEFEDHFQAVQAARESLAVPFSKLLAASVAAIRGGNKIMLFGNGGSAADAQHIATELTIRYIKDRAPIAAIALTTDSSALTAAGNDLGFDEIFARQVAALGKPGDVVIGITTSGTSPNVVAALKTARAMGMVTAAFTGRDGGVMPTLADIPLIVPAQSTRRIQEVHILIGHLLCGALETELGLV from the coding sequence ATGGGCTATTTCCTCGAAGAGTTCGAGGATCATTTTCAGGCCGTTCAGGCGGCCCGCGAAAGTTTGGCCGTCCCCTTCTCCAAGCTGCTCGCCGCCTCAGTCGCCGCCATCCGCGGCGGCAACAAGATCATGCTGTTCGGTAACGGCGGCAGTGCCGCCGACGCCCAGCACATCGCGACCGAGCTCACTATCCGCTACATCAAGGATCGCGCGCCGATCGCCGCGATCGCGCTCACGACCGACAGCTCGGCCCTGACCGCGGCCGGCAACGACCTGGGCTTCGACGAGATCTTCGCCCGCCAGGTGGCCGCTCTCGGCAAGCCGGGCGACGTGGTCATCGGCATCACGACGTCGGGCACGAGCCCGAACGTGGTCGCCGCACTCAAGACCGCACGCGCCATGGGCATGGTGACGGCGGCGTTCACCGGCCGCGACGGCGGCGTCATGCCGACGCTCGCCGACATCCCGCTCATCGTCCCGGCCCAGAGCACGCGGCGCATCCAGGAGGTCCATATCCTGATCGGCCACCTGCTGTGTGGTGCGCTCGAAACCGAGCTCGGGCTGGTGTAG
- the rfaE1 gene encoding D-glycero-beta-D-manno-heptose-7-phosphate kinase, giving the protein MTSVNPLLDRIDRFTGCTILVLGDVMLDAYVYGHVERVSPEAPIPVLRIDKRREMLGGAGNVARNVAALGARAVLIGAVGDDEAGRQVAAALAETEGSQIDGRLVIDRDRPTTRKTRFVSGAQQLLRVDEEIARPVAGAAADAVLARFREALAECDLVILSDYSKGVLSDAVLTGAIAAAHAAGKRVIADPKSRDFTRYRHVDVLKPNRLEITQATGIDCRDDATTEQAGRAALATAEAGAVVVTRGAHGVSIIPKDGTAVHLPTLARSVFDVSGAGDTLVSCLAVALAAGADLVEATELANAAAGIVVGKAGTECVTPTELSQGLHLGALIETDRKIATLSGALDQVARWRAAGLRVGFTNGCFDLIHPGHVRLLGHARAACDRLIVGLNTDASVKRLKGPERPIQNEVARATVMASIGAVDLVVLFAEDTPLAMIEALKPDVLIKGADYRIDQVVGADVVQSYGGKVVLAELEAGQSTTGTIGRIRDAGGRL; this is encoded by the coding sequence ATGACCTCGGTCAATCCCCTTTTGGACCGGATCGATCGGTTCACCGGCTGCACGATCCTGGTGCTGGGCGACGTCATGCTCGACGCCTATGTCTACGGCCATGTCGAGCGCGTGTCGCCGGAAGCGCCGATCCCGGTGCTGCGGATCGACAAGCGGCGGGAAATGCTGGGCGGCGCCGGCAATGTCGCCCGCAACGTCGCGGCCTTGGGCGCGCGCGCGGTCCTGATCGGCGCCGTGGGCGACGACGAGGCCGGCCGCCAGGTCGCGGCCGCCCTGGCCGAGACGGAGGGCAGCCAGATCGACGGCCGGCTGGTGATCGACCGCGATCGCCCGACGACGCGCAAGACCCGCTTCGTCTCCGGCGCGCAGCAGCTGCTGCGCGTCGACGAGGAGATCGCCCGGCCGGTCGCGGGCGCCGCCGCCGACGCCGTTTTGGCGCGCTTCCGCGAAGCGCTTGCCGAATGCGACCTCGTCATCCTCAGCGACTATTCCAAGGGCGTGCTGAGCGACGCCGTGCTGACCGGCGCCATCGCCGCGGCACACGCGGCGGGCAAGCGCGTCATCGCCGATCCGAAGAGCCGGGACTTCACACGCTATCGGCACGTCGACGTGCTGAAGCCGAATCGGCTCGAGATCACCCAGGCGACCGGCATCGACTGCCGCGACGACGCCACGACCGAACAGGCGGGCCGCGCGGCGCTCGCGACCGCCGAGGCCGGCGCCGTCGTGGTGACGCGCGGCGCGCACGGCGTCTCGATCATTCCGAAGGACGGCACCGCCGTGCATCTGCCGACGCTGGCGCGTTCGGTGTTCGACGTGTCGGGTGCCGGCGACACGCTGGTTTCGTGCCTTGCGGTGGCACTCGCCGCCGGTGCCGACCTGGTCGAGGCGACCGAGCTCGCCAACGCCGCGGCCGGCATCGTCGTCGGCAAGGCCGGCACCGAATGCGTGACACCGACGGAACTATCGCAGGGCCTGCATCTGGGCGCGCTCATCGAGACCGACCGCAAGATCGCGACCTTGAGCGGCGCGCTCGACCAGGTCGCGCGCTGGCGCGCCGCCGGCCTGCGCGTCGGCTTCACCAACGGCTGCTTCGACCTGATCCACCCGGGCCATGTCCGCTTGTTGGGCCACGCGCGCGCCGCCTGCGACCGGCTGATCGTCGGGCTCAACACCGACGCCTCGGTCAAGCGGCTCAAGGGACCGGAACGGCCGATCCAGAACGAGGTCGCGCGCGCCACGGTCATGGCGTCGATCGGCGCCGTCGACCTGGTCGTGCTGTTCGCCGAGGACACGCCGCTCGCCATGATCGAGGCGTTGAAGCCCGACGTGCTCATCAAAGGCGCCGACTATCGCATCGACCAGGTCGTGGGCGCCGACGTCGTGCAGTCCTATGGCGGCAAGGTCGTGCTGGCCGAGCTCGAGGCCGGACAGAGCACGACCGGGACGATCGGCAGGATCCGCGACGCGGGCGGCCGCCTCTGA
- a CDS encoding sensor histidine kinase, which produces MSDPADRDQRPDPEALLAAAEKEGRGRLKIFLGAAPGVGKTYEMLKTAQKRHQEGVDVVVGIVETHGRSETAALVEGLEVIPRRQVEYRGRQLDEMDLDAILKRRPKLVLVDELAHTNAPGSRHAKRYLDVDELLTAGIDVYTTLNIQHVESLNDVVAQITRIRVRETLPDSFLDKADEIEVIDLTPEDLMERLREGKVYVRDQAQRALKHYFSPGNLTALRELALRRTAQRVDDQMLSYMREHAISGPWAAGERIMVCISEAPNTPGLIRYARRVADRLRVKWTAIYVEGPRSARLTEPERNRVADHMRLAEKLGADLATIPGSRVVDQLIGYAQANNITQIIIGKSDRSRWFEILHGSVVHDLVRRAGSISIHVMAGDPIGERTDGDELETKAAPRPFDPKPYWRSAIAVAAALGAGLGIDQVLPLPLPNISLVFLTAVLFAAVTSGLGPSLFAALLSVLAYNFFFLPPLYTFTIADPANVLALVAFMIVAVIASNLASRTRDQAITAARRANTTAELYAFSRKLAGTATLDDVLWATAYQVAFMLKVRVVMLLPDGDGRLEVRAGYPPEDELDDADFAAARWTWDRNHPAGRGSDTLPGGKRLFLPLRTGRGAVGVIGIDRDAPGPLLTPDERRLLDALADQAAIAIERTRLAEDIDEARLLAETERLRSALLTSISHDLRTPLASIIGAITSLRSYGERYGAETRGELMATVQDEAERLNRFVGNLLDMTRLESGALELKSDYVDMSEIVGTALDRTAKIMHGHRVEIDLAVDLPMVKLDAVLMEQVLVNLLDNAAKYAPVGTTVKLEARHNDDEIVIDVVDEGPGIPQDALERVFDKFYRVRQGDRQRAGTGLGLAICRGFVEALGGRITATNRTDRAGAILRITFPKALAASVELLVGADHEV; this is translated from the coding sequence ATGTCCGACCCCGCCGACCGCGACCAGAGACCCGATCCCGAAGCCCTGCTCGCCGCGGCGGAGAAGGAAGGGCGCGGACGCCTCAAGATCTTCCTCGGCGCCGCCCCCGGCGTCGGCAAGACCTACGAGATGCTGAAGACGGCGCAGAAGCGCCATCAGGAAGGCGTCGACGTCGTCGTCGGCATCGTCGAGACCCACGGCCGCAGCGAGACGGCGGCCCTCGTCGAAGGCCTGGAGGTCATCCCGCGCCGCCAGGTCGAATACCGCGGCCGCCAGCTCGACGAGATGGACCTCGACGCAATTCTGAAGCGCCGACCGAAGCTGGTGCTGGTCGACGAGCTTGCCCATACCAACGCCCCGGGCAGCCGGCACGCCAAGCGCTATCTCGACGTCGACGAGCTGCTCACGGCCGGTATCGACGTCTATACGACGCTCAACATCCAGCATGTCGAAAGCCTGAACGACGTCGTGGCGCAGATCACCCGCATCCGCGTGCGCGAGACGCTGCCCGACAGTTTCCTCGACAAGGCCGACGAGATCGAGGTGATCGACCTCACGCCCGAAGACCTGATGGAGCGGCTGCGCGAGGGCAAGGTCTATGTCCGCGACCAGGCGCAGCGCGCGCTCAAGCATTATTTCTCGCCCGGCAATCTGACGGCGCTGCGCGAGCTCGCCCTGCGCCGGACGGCGCAGCGGGTCGACGACCAGATGCTGAGCTACATGCGCGAGCATGCGATCAGCGGCCCCTGGGCCGCGGGCGAGCGCATCATGGTCTGCATCAGCGAGGCGCCGAACACCCCTGGCCTCATCCGCTACGCCCGCCGCGTCGCCGACCGGCTGCGCGTCAAATGGACCGCGATCTATGTCGAGGGGCCACGCTCGGCGCGGCTGACCGAGCCCGAGCGCAACCGCGTCGCCGACCACATGCGCCTCGCCGAGAAGTTGGGCGCCGATCTCGCCACCATTCCCGGCAGCCGCGTCGTCGATCAGTTGATCGGCTATGCCCAGGCCAACAACATCACCCAGATCATCATCGGCAAGTCCGACCGCTCACGCTGGTTCGAGATCCTGCACGGCTCGGTCGTCCACGACCTGGTCCGCCGCGCCGGCTCGATCTCGATCCACGTCATGGCGGGCGACCCGATCGGCGAGCGCACCGACGGCGACGAGCTCGAGACCAAGGCAGCGCCGCGCCCGTTCGATCCCAAGCCCTATTGGCGCTCGGCGATCGCGGTTGCGGCCGCACTCGGTGCCGGGCTCGGCATCGACCAGGTGCTGCCCCTGCCCCTGCCGAACATCTCGCTCGTCTTCTTGACGGCCGTGCTGTTCGCGGCGGTGACGTCCGGGCTTGGCCCGTCGCTGTTCGCCGCCCTCCTGAGCGTGCTCGCCTACAACTTCTTCTTCCTGCCGCCGCTCTACACCTTCACCATCGCCGATCCGGCGAACGTGCTGGCGCTCGTCGCCTTCATGATCGTGGCGGTGATCGCCTCCAACCTCGCCTCGCGCACCCGCGACCAGGCGATCACGGCGGCCCGGCGCGCCAACACGACGGCCGAGCTCTATGCCTTCTCGCGCAAGCTCGCCGGCACGGCAACGCTCGACGACGTGCTCTGGGCGACGGCCTATCAGGTCGCCTTCATGCTCAAGGTCCGCGTCGTCATGCTGCTGCCGGACGGCGACGGCCGGCTCGAGGTGCGCGCGGGATATCCGCCGGAGGACGAGCTCGACGACGCGGATTTCGCGGCGGCGCGCTGGACCTGGGACCGGAACCACCCAGCCGGCCGCGGTTCCGATACGCTGCCGGGCGGCAAGCGCCTGTTCCTGCCGCTCCGGACCGGCCGCGGCGCCGTGGGCGTCATCGGCATCGACCGGGACGCGCCCGGCCCTCTGCTGACGCCCGACGAGCGCCGCCTTCTGGACGCGCTCGCCGACCAGGCGGCCATTGCCATCGAGCGGACCCGGCTCGCCGAGGATATCGACGAGGCGCGCCTTCTGGCCGAGACGGAACGGCTGCGCTCCGCCCTCCTCACCTCGATCTCCCATGACCTCCGGACGCCGCTCGCCTCGATCATCGGCGCCATCACGTCGCTCCGGAGCTACGGCGAGCGCTATGGCGCCGAGACGCGCGGCGAGCTGATGGCGACCGTGCAGGACGAGGCCGAGCGCTTGAACCGCTTCGTCGGCAACCTGCTCGACATGACGCGGCTCGAATCGGGCGCATTGGAGCTCAAGAGCGACTATGTCGACATGAGCGAAATCGTCGGCACCGCGCTCGACCGCACGGCCAAGATCATGCACGGCCACCGGGTCGAGATCGATCTTGCGGTCGACCTGCCCATGGTGAAGCTCGACGCCGTGCTGATGGAGCAGGTGCTGGTCAATTTGCTCGACAATGCCGCGAAATACGCGCCCGTCGGCACCACGGTCAAGCTCGAGGCCAGGCACAACGACGATGAGATCGTGATCGACGTCGTCGACGAAGGCCCCGGCATTCCGCAGGACGCGCTCGAACGCGTGTTCGACAAGTTCTACCGCGTCCGCCAGGGCGATCGGCAGCGCGCCGGCACGGGCCTCGGCCTCGCGATCTGCCGGGGCTTCGTCGAAGCGCTCGGCGGCCGGATCACCGCGACCAACCGGACCGATCGGGCCGGCGCCATCCTTCGCATCACCTTCCCCAAAGCGCTCGCCGCAAGCGTCGAGCTGCTGGTCGGAGCCGACCATGAAGTCTAG
- a CDS encoding YdcF family protein, with protein sequence MFFVLAKLFSFVATPSHFALILLVVGSALLFTRHYRVGRWLVVVPVVLAAIGLPGTIQLLAQPLENRFPANPPLCRIDGIILLGGGEAPKLSRDRDQPILLTRSGKYFAAIDLLRRFPDARLIVAAGSGAWDPEGTHETDVAAALFAEAGVDPHRLIFETQSRDTWENFRNAKAIVAPKPGEHWVLLTGAMHMPRAVSIAQQVGFPVIPWPTDYRTRTAHLFLDNDLAESIELLDNSFHEWIGLLIYRLTGRSAALLPSSTPTDSGCAPTPSS encoded by the coding sequence ATGTTCTTCGTGCTCGCCAAGCTGTTCAGCTTCGTCGCCACGCCCAGCCATTTCGCGTTGATCCTGCTTGTCGTCGGGTCGGCGCTGCTGTTCACCCGGCATTATCGAGTCGGTCGCTGGCTCGTGGTCGTGCCGGTGGTACTTGCCGCGATCGGCCTGCCCGGCACGATCCAGCTCCTGGCGCAGCCGCTTGAAAACCGCTTTCCCGCCAACCCGCCGCTGTGCCGGATCGACGGCATCATCCTGCTCGGCGGCGGCGAGGCGCCGAAACTGTCGCGCGATCGAGACCAACCGATCCTGCTGACCCGGTCGGGCAAGTATTTCGCCGCCATCGACCTGCTGCGCCGTTTCCCCGACGCGCGCCTGATCGTCGCGGCCGGCAGCGGCGCCTGGGACCCGGAAGGGACCCACGAGACAGACGTGGCTGCGGCGCTCTTCGCAGAGGCTGGCGTCGATCCCCACCGCCTCATCTTCGAGACACAATCGCGCGATACCTGGGAGAATTTCCGGAACGCCAAGGCCATCGTGGCCCCCAAGCCCGGAGAGCATTGGGTGCTCTTGACCGGCGCGATGCACATGCCGCGGGCGGTGTCGATCGCGCAGCAGGTCGGTTTCCCGGTCATCCCCTGGCCGACGGACTACCGAACCAGGACGGCACACTTGTTTCTCGATAACGATCTCGCCGAGAGCATCGAGCTGCTCGACAATTCCTTCCACGAATGGATCGGTCTCTTGATCTATCGGCTGACCGGCCGCAGCGCGGCCCTGCTGCCCTCCTCCACGCCGACCGACAGCGGCTGCGCACCCACACCATCGTCATGA